From Streptomyces sp. NBC_00370, a single genomic window includes:
- a CDS encoding bifunctional salicylyl-CoA 5-hydroxylase/oxidoreductase: MSVARPLRVAVVGGGPGGLYAAALLKRLDPAREITVWERGAPEDTFGFGVVLSDETLGGIEHADPAVHTALQREFVRWDDIDIVHRGRTLTSGGHGFAALGRRRLLEIMRERCAGLGVTLHFRTEAPPAGRLADEYDLVIAADGAGSRIRAAYADVFEPSVTTHGCRYIWLAADFAFDAFRFEIAETEHGVMQLHGYPYTKAASTVIVEMREEVWRAAGFDRFDETQSVERCAKIFADALGGRPLRSNASAWTAFRTVVNKRWSKGNTVLIGDAAHTAHFSIGSGTKLAVEDALALAACVEEQPDLPAALAAYESERRPVVESTQRAAAASLRWFEELATYTDQPPRQFAFGLLTRSRRVTHDNLRLRDERFTRAVEDEFGCPPGTPPMFTPFQLGELTLRNRVVVSAMDMYSAVDGVPADFHLVHLGGRALGGAGLVMTEMVCVSPEGRITPGCTGLYTDQQGDAWRRITDFVHTQSPGTAIGVQLGHSGRKGSTRLMWDGMDEPLPTGNWPVSAASPLPYLPGVSQTPHELDHSQLVSIREQFTAAARRAGRAGFDLLELHCAHGYLLSGFLSPLTNHRTDAYGGPLANRLRFPLEVFDAVRADWPADRPMTVRISATDWAPGGTTPEDAVEIARAFTTHGADAIDVSTGQVVAGERPEFGRSYQTPYADLIRNTLAVPVVAVGAISSWDDVNSLLLAGRADLCALARPHLHDPHWTLHAAADQGYAGPGAPWPLPYLAGSRPPPTGRTDGPKPRLTLR, encoded by the coding sequence CTGAGCGTGGCCCGGCCGTTGCGCGTCGCGGTCGTCGGGGGCGGACCCGGCGGACTGTACGCCGCCGCCCTGCTCAAACGGCTCGACCCGGCCCGCGAGATCACCGTCTGGGAGCGCGGCGCCCCCGAGGACACCTTCGGCTTCGGTGTGGTCCTCTCCGACGAGACCCTGGGCGGCATCGAGCACGCCGACCCCGCCGTGCACACCGCGCTCCAGCGGGAGTTCGTCCGCTGGGACGACATCGACATCGTCCACCGGGGCCGCACCCTCACCTCCGGCGGACACGGCTTCGCCGCGCTCGGCAGGCGCAGACTGCTGGAAATCATGCGCGAGCGCTGCGCCGGTCTCGGCGTCACACTCCACTTCCGTACGGAGGCACCGCCGGCCGGTCGACTCGCCGATGAATACGACCTGGTCATCGCCGCCGACGGGGCGGGCAGCCGCATCCGCGCCGCGTACGCCGACGTCTTCGAGCCCAGCGTCACCACCCACGGCTGCCGGTACATCTGGCTCGCCGCCGACTTCGCCTTCGACGCGTTCCGCTTCGAGATCGCCGAGACCGAACACGGCGTGATGCAGCTCCACGGCTACCCCTACACGAAGGCGGCCAGCACCGTCATCGTCGAGATGCGCGAAGAGGTCTGGCGGGCCGCCGGGTTCGACCGGTTCGACGAGACGCAGTCCGTCGAGCGGTGCGCGAAAATCTTCGCCGACGCGCTCGGCGGACGGCCGCTGCGCTCCAACGCGTCGGCCTGGACGGCGTTCCGTACCGTCGTCAACAAGCGCTGGAGCAAGGGCAACACGGTGCTGATCGGGGACGCGGCCCACACCGCGCACTTCTCCATCGGCTCCGGCACGAAACTCGCCGTCGAGGACGCTCTCGCGCTCGCCGCCTGCGTCGAGGAGCAGCCGGACCTGCCGGCCGCGCTCGCCGCGTACGAGAGCGAACGCCGCCCCGTCGTGGAATCGACCCAGCGCGCGGCGGCGGCGAGCCTGCGCTGGTTCGAGGAACTGGCCACCTACACCGACCAGCCGCCACGGCAGTTCGCCTTCGGCCTGCTCACTCGCAGCCGCCGGGTCACTCACGACAACCTGCGGCTGCGCGACGAGCGGTTCACCCGGGCCGTCGAGGACGAGTTCGGCTGCCCGCCCGGCACCCCACCGATGTTCACCCCCTTCCAACTGGGTGAACTGACCCTGCGCAACCGGGTGGTGGTCTCGGCCATGGACATGTACTCGGCCGTCGACGGGGTCCCCGCCGACTTCCACCTCGTCCATCTCGGCGGGCGCGCCCTCGGCGGCGCGGGACTCGTCATGACCGAGATGGTGTGCGTCAGCCCCGAGGGCAGAATCACCCCCGGCTGCACCGGCCTCTACACCGACCAACAGGGCGACGCCTGGCGCCGGATCACCGACTTCGTGCACACCCAGTCGCCCGGCACGGCCATCGGCGTCCAGCTCGGCCACTCGGGACGCAAAGGCTCGACGCGGCTGATGTGGGACGGCATGGACGAACCGCTCCCCACGGGCAACTGGCCGGTGTCGGCCGCCTCACCGCTGCCGTATCTGCCCGGGGTCAGCCAGACACCGCACGAACTCGACCACAGCCAACTCGTCTCGATCCGCGAGCAGTTCACCGCAGCGGCCCGACGCGCCGGCCGGGCCGGGTTCGATCTGCTCGAACTCCACTGCGCCCACGGCTATCTGCTCTCCGGCTTCCTCTCCCCACTGACCAACCACCGCACCGACGCCTACGGCGGTCCGCTCGCGAACCGGCTGCGCTTTCCGCTCGAAGTCTTCGACGCGGTACGGGCCGACTGGCCGGCCGACCGGCCCATGACCGTCCGGATCTCCGCCACCGACTGGGCACCCGGCGGCACCACACCCGAGGACGCCGTCGAGATCGCCCGCGCCTTCACGACACACGGCGCCGACGCGATCGACGTCTCCACGGGCCAGGTCGTCGCCGGTGAACGCCCCGAGTTCGGCCGCTCGTACCAGACGCCGTACGCCGACCTGATCCGCAACACCCTGGCGGTGCCGGTCGTCGCCGTCGGCGCGATCTCGTCCTGGGACGACGTCAACTCCCTGCTGCTGGCGGGCCGCGCCGACCTCTGCGCCCTCGCCAGGCCGCACCTCCACGACCCGCACTGGACCCTGCACGCCGCCGCCGACCAGGGGTACGCGGGCCCGGGGGCGCCCTGGCCACTGCCGTACCTGGCAGGCAGCCGGCCGCCCCCGACAGGCCGCACCGACGGGCCGAAGCCCCGGCTCACCCTTCGCTGA
- a CDS encoding PaaX family transcriptional regulator translates to MAEHTPRSLIVTLYGAYGRTPDDAPLAVAELIRLLGALGVDAPSVRSSVSRLKRRGLLVPGRTAQGAAGYALSGEARELLDDGDRRIYLRPAPTLGDGWVLAVFSVPEAERNKRHLLRSRLGGLGFGTAAPGVWIAPGRFYEETRHTLRRLGLDPYVDLFTGSHRGFAPTAEAVTRWWDLPAVAGQHEEFLARHEPVLRAWEKRDSVPPEDAYRDYLRALDSWRHLPYTDPGLPAELLPDDWPGARSADVFFALHGRLREAGLAFVQLKDGLSEG, encoded by the coding sequence GTGGCCGAGCACACCCCCCGATCCCTGATCGTCACCCTGTACGGCGCGTACGGCCGGACCCCGGACGACGCGCCGCTGGCCGTGGCCGAGCTGATCCGGCTGCTCGGCGCGCTCGGTGTCGACGCGCCTTCGGTGCGTTCCTCGGTGTCCCGGCTCAAGCGCCGTGGGCTGCTGGTGCCGGGCCGTACGGCGCAGGGCGCCGCCGGGTACGCGCTGTCGGGCGAGGCGCGTGAGCTGCTGGACGACGGGGACCGCCGTATCTACCTACGGCCCGCGCCAACGCTCGGCGACGGCTGGGTACTTGCCGTGTTCTCGGTCCCGGAGGCCGAGCGCAACAAGCGCCATCTGCTGCGCTCCCGGCTGGGCGGGCTGGGCTTCGGCACGGCCGCGCCCGGTGTGTGGATCGCGCCCGGCAGGTTCTACGAGGAGACCCGGCACACCCTGCGGCGGCTGGGGCTCGACCCGTACGTCGATCTCTTCACCGGCAGCCATCGCGGCTTCGCGCCGACGGCCGAAGCGGTGACCCGCTGGTGGGACCTGCCGGCGGTCGCCGGGCAGCACGAGGAGTTCCTGGCCCGGCACGAACCGGTGCTGCGGGCCTGGGAGAAGCGCGATTCGGTGCCGCCCGAGGACGCCTACCGCGACTATCTGCGGGCGCTGGACTCCTGGCGGCATCTCCCGTACACGGACCCGGGCCTGCCGGCCGAACTGCTGCCGGACGACTGGCCGGGCGCCCGTTCCGCCGATGTGTTCTTCGCGCTGCACGGCCGCCTGCGGGAGGCCGGGCTGGCCTTCGTACAGCTCAAGGACGGCCTCAGCGAAGGGTGA
- a CDS encoding AMP-binding protein, producing MELTPSAHLDTFARDHLPPAGQWPVLLSAPAELPELRYPDRLNCAAELLDRTAERFGAGRTAFRDGAGGVWTYGQLRAQVDGIAHVLTSELGVVPGNRVLLRGPTTPWLAACWLAVLKAGGVAVTVLAQQRPGELATICEIAQVSHALCDVRSVDGLTKAQVPGLRVVTYGGQAPDDLLHRAAAMPERYEAVATAADDVALIAFTSGTTGRPKGCMHFHRDVLIVADTFSRHVLRPSADDLFAGSPPLGFTFGLGGLVIFPLRAGASALLLEQAHPKQLLAAVARERVSVLFTAPTAYRVMLDELGSASYDISSLRRCVSAGENLPAATWQAWRELTGLDIINGIGATELLHIFVSAADEAIRPGTTGVPVPGWQARVVDTDGVPVPDGEPGLLAVRGPLGCRYLADARQLEYVRDGWNLTGDTYVREADGYLRYVARADDMIISAGYNVPGPQVEEALLAHPDVMEAAVVGRPDELRGRVVAAYVVLREGVERGDAAASALREFVAERLVPYKCPREITFLDTLPRTPTGKLQRFRLRDHVPGQALK from the coding sequence ATGGAGCTGACACCCTCGGCGCACCTCGACACCTTCGCACGCGACCATCTCCCGCCGGCCGGACAATGGCCGGTGTTGCTGTCCGCCCCCGCCGAACTGCCCGAGCTGCGCTACCCGGACCGGCTCAACTGCGCCGCGGAGCTGCTGGACCGTACGGCCGAGCGGTTCGGCGCCGGGCGCACCGCGTTCCGGGACGGTGCGGGCGGCGTCTGGACGTACGGCCAGTTGCGCGCCCAGGTCGACGGGATCGCCCACGTCCTCACCTCGGAGCTGGGTGTGGTGCCCGGCAACCGGGTACTGCTGCGCGGCCCCACGACGCCCTGGCTCGCCGCGTGCTGGCTGGCGGTGCTGAAGGCGGGCGGGGTCGCGGTGACCGTTCTGGCCCAGCAGCGGCCCGGGGAGCTGGCCACGATCTGCGAGATCGCCCAGGTCAGCCATGCGCTGTGCGATGTGCGGTCGGTGGACGGTCTGACGAAGGCGCAGGTGCCGGGACTGCGTGTCGTCACGTACGGAGGGCAGGCGCCGGACGATCTGCTGCACCGCGCCGCCGCGATGCCGGAGCGGTACGAGGCAGTGGCGACGGCGGCGGACGACGTGGCGCTGATCGCCTTCACGTCGGGCACGACGGGCCGGCCCAAGGGGTGCATGCACTTCCACCGGGACGTACTGATCGTCGCCGACACGTTCTCGCGCCATGTGCTGCGGCCGAGCGCGGACGACCTGTTCGCGGGCAGCCCGCCGCTCGGTTTCACCTTCGGCCTCGGTGGTCTGGTGATCTTCCCGCTGCGCGCGGGTGCGTCCGCGCTGCTGCTCGAACAGGCCCACCCCAAGCAGCTGTTGGCGGCGGTGGCACGCGAGCGGGTGTCGGTGCTGTTCACGGCGCCGACCGCGTACCGGGTGATGCTCGACGAACTCGGCTCCGCCTCCTACGACATCAGCTCACTGCGGCGTTGTGTCTCGGCGGGCGAGAATCTGCCCGCGGCGACCTGGCAGGCGTGGCGGGAGCTGACCGGATTGGACATCATCAACGGCATCGGCGCCACGGAACTGCTGCACATCTTCGTCTCTGCGGCCGACGAGGCGATCCGTCCCGGCACGACGGGCGTGCCGGTGCCAGGCTGGCAGGCGCGTGTCGTGGACACCGACGGTGTACCGGTGCCGGACGGCGAGCCGGGGCTGTTGGCCGTGCGCGGCCCACTGGGCTGCCGGTATCTCGCCGACGCCCGGCAGCTGGAGTACGTGCGGGACGGCTGGAACCTGACCGGCGACACCTATGTGCGGGAGGCCGACGGGTATCTCCGCTATGTCGCGCGCGCCGACGACATGATCATCTCGGCCGGGTACAACGTCCCCGGGCCGCAGGTCGAGGAGGCACTGCTGGCCCATCCCGATGTCATGGAGGCGGCGGTGGTCGGCCGCCCCGACGAGCTGCGGGGCCGGGTCGTCGCCGCCTACGTCGTCCTGCGGGAGGGCGTGGAGCGCGGCGACGCGGCGGCCTCGGCGCTGCGGGAGTTCGTCGCCGAGCGGCTCGTCCCGTACAAGTGCCCGCGTGAGATCACCTTCCTGGACACACTCCCCCGCACCCCGACGGGCAAGCTCCAGCGCTTCCGGCTGCGGGACCACGTGCCGGGACAGGCCCTAAAGTGA
- a CDS encoding acyl-CoA dehydrogenase family protein, with protein MSVFSLDPVQTAWCAELRVLAADRLRPLAEKGEPGRVDRALIAALGELGLLDRLFGAGALDLCLLRESLAYGCTEAETALALQGLGTYPIVQAGTDRQRARWLPEVRAGRAVAAFALSEPGAGSDAAALALRAEADGDGWLLTGEKRWISNAPDADFYTVFARTGDTGDGAQRGSGGGSGSGSGGGSGARGITAFLVPADRPGLTGTPLAMLSPHPIGALAFDAVPVTRGDVLGETGHGFRVAMNTLNLFRPSVGAFAVGMATAAIDATLAHTAGRTAFGGPLKDLQAVSHQVAEMATRTEAARLLVYAAAAAYDEGAPDVPARSAMAKLFATETAQYVVDSAVQLHGARALQQGHLLEHLYREVRAPRIYEGATEVQRTIIAKELYA; from the coding sequence ATGTCCGTATTCTCCCTTGATCCGGTACAGACCGCGTGGTGCGCGGAGCTGCGTGTCCTGGCCGCCGACCGGCTGCGTCCGCTCGCCGAGAAGGGCGAGCCGGGCCGTGTCGACCGGGCCCTGATCGCGGCGCTCGGCGAACTCGGCCTGCTGGACCGGCTGTTCGGCGCTGGGGCGCTCGACCTGTGTCTGCTGCGCGAGTCGCTCGCCTACGGCTGCACCGAGGCCGAGACCGCGCTCGCCCTGCAAGGGCTCGGTACGTACCCGATCGTGCAGGCGGGCACCGACCGGCAGCGCGCCCGCTGGCTGCCCGAGGTGCGCGCGGGCCGCGCCGTCGCCGCCTTCGCGCTGAGCGAGCCGGGCGCGGGCTCCGACGCGGCGGCGCTCGCCCTGCGGGCCGAGGCGGACGGGGACGGCTGGCTGCTGACGGGGGAGAAGCGCTGGATCTCCAACGCGCCCGACGCGGACTTCTACACGGTGTTCGCCCGTACCGGTGACACGGGCGACGGGGCACAGCGTGGCTCCGGCGGTGGATCAGGCAGTGGATCCGGTGGTGGATCCGGCGCGCGGGGGATCACCGCCTTCCTCGTACCCGCCGACCGTCCTGGGCTGACCGGCACGCCCCTCGCGATGCTCTCGCCGCATCCCATCGGCGCCCTGGCCTTCGACGCCGTACCCGTCACCCGGGGCGATGTGCTCGGCGAGACCGGCCACGGCTTCCGGGTCGCGATGAACACCCTGAACCTCTTCCGCCCCAGCGTCGGCGCCTTCGCCGTCGGGATGGCGACGGCCGCCATCGACGCGACCCTCGCGCACACCGCGGGGCGCACCGCGTTCGGCGGGCCGCTCAAGGACCTCCAGGCCGTGTCGCACCAGGTCGCGGAGATGGCGACCCGCACCGAGGCGGCCCGGCTGCTGGTGTACGCGGCTGCCGCGGCGTACGACGAGGGCGCCCCCGACGTCCCGGCGCGCTCGGCCATGGCGAAGCTGTTCGCCACCGAGACGGCCCAGTACGTCGTCGACTCGGCCGTACAGCTGCACGGTGCACGCGCGCTGCAACAGGGTCATCTGTTGGAACACCTCTACCGTGAGGTGCGGGCACCGCGTATCTATGAGGGTGCCACCGAGGTCCAGCGCACCATCATCGCCAAGGAGCTGTACGCATGA
- a CDS encoding RidA family protein produces MSLERINPEELSPASGFSHAVTATGGTLVFLAGQTALDTAGKVVGETVTDQFETALTNLLDALAAAGGAPADLARVTVYATDVADYRAHAADLGRVWQRLAGRDYPAMAVIGVVRLWDEQAQVELDGIAVLP; encoded by the coding sequence ATGAGCCTGGAGCGCATCAACCCCGAGGAGCTGTCCCCGGCGTCCGGCTTCTCGCACGCCGTCACCGCGACCGGCGGCACCCTGGTGTTCCTGGCAGGACAGACCGCGCTCGACACGGCGGGGAAGGTGGTCGGGGAGACCGTCACCGACCAGTTCGAGACGGCGCTGACCAATCTGCTCGACGCGCTCGCCGCGGCCGGCGGCGCACCCGCCGATCTCGCCAGGGTGACGGTCTACGCGACCGACGTGGCCGACTACCGCGCGCACGCCGCCGACCTCGGCCGGGTCTGGCAGCGGCTGGCGGGCCGCGACTACCCGGCCATGGCGGTGATCGGGGTCGTCCGGCTCTGGGACGAACAGGCACAGGTCGAACTGGACGGCATCGCCGTCCTTCCCTGA
- a CDS encoding alpha/beta fold hydrolase — MPDIELTAGPIAYEDTGGEGPVVVLLHGLVHDATVWRHVIADLRADHRCVAPTLPYGAHRRPMSPDVPLDPDAVNELVVEFLDRLDLRDVTLVESDCGRAQTVAGHHPERLGRLVLISCEAFDNYPPGLPGKLIGVAARLPGGISLLVRTLGVRALRRLPVGLGALTKRPVPDEIVDGWLRPLRTDKAIREDFRRYTLGVRRTELLEAVDGMRTFDKPALVVWAAEDLMMPREHGRRLADVLPRGRLVEIADSRTLISEDQPELLATVLREFIAEPG; from the coding sequence ATGCCCGACATCGAACTCACCGCAGGACCGATCGCCTACGAGGACACCGGGGGCGAAGGCCCCGTCGTCGTCCTGCTGCACGGTCTGGTCCACGACGCCACGGTGTGGCGCCACGTCATCGCCGATCTGCGGGCCGACCACCGCTGTGTCGCACCGACGCTGCCGTACGGCGCGCACCGCAGGCCGATGAGCCCGGACGTGCCCCTCGACCCGGACGCCGTCAACGAACTCGTCGTCGAATTCCTCGACCGGCTCGACCTGCGCGACGTCACCCTCGTGGAGAGCGACTGCGGACGTGCCCAGACCGTGGCGGGACACCACCCCGAACGGCTCGGCAGACTCGTCCTGATCTCCTGCGAGGCGTTCGACAACTACCCGCCCGGGCTGCCCGGCAAGCTGATCGGCGTCGCGGCCAGGCTGCCCGGCGGTATCTCCCTGCTGGTCCGCACGCTCGGCGTCAGGGCGCTGCGCCGGCTCCCCGTCGGTCTCGGCGCGCTGACGAAGCGGCCGGTACCCGACGAGATCGTCGACGGCTGGCTGCGTCCGCTGCGTACCGACAAGGCGATCAGGGAGGACTTCCGCCGCTACACCCTCGGTGTGCGCAGGACGGAACTGCTCGAAGCGGTCGACGGAATGCGGACGTTCGACAAACCGGCGCTGGTGGTGTGGGCCGCGGAGGATCTGATGATGCCGCGCGAACACGGCCGCAGACTGGCCGACGTACTGCCGCGCGGCCGGCTGGTGGAGATCGCGGACAGCCGCACCCTCATCAGCGAGGACCAGCCGGAACTGCTCGCCACCGTCCTGCGGGAGTTCATCGCCGAGCCCGGCTAG
- a CDS encoding serine hydrolase domain-containing protein codes for MSALGDILAAGRTRRAYSGAAWSVGTAAGPLDRGWTGTRAWDGPALTGDELWDLASVTKPVVGLAVMALVERGALDLAGTAGQYLPAYRGGDKAGLTVHQLLTHTSGLPGQVRLYREHPTREALLEALRLLPPRSAPGVRVEYSSQGFILLGLIAESAAGEPLDTLVDRLVCVPLGMKDTGFNPDAAGRARAVATEDCPWRGQVVAGEVHDENAVVLGGVAGHAGLFAPLADVERLGQSLAGGAKELLRPETFALMTAAHTDTLALRRGLAWQGQDLVGSPVGPSLGPDSFGHTGFTGTSVWVDPATGRYAVLLTNRVHPSRDGEGIVAVRHAFHTAAATLT; via the coding sequence GTGAGCGCCCTCGGCGACATCCTGGCGGCGGGCCGCACCCGACGGGCGTACTCGGGCGCCGCGTGGTCCGTCGGCACGGCGGCGGGGCCGCTGGACCGCGGCTGGACCGGCACCCGCGCCTGGGACGGTCCCGCGCTCACCGGGGACGAGTTGTGGGACCTCGCCTCGGTGACCAAACCCGTCGTCGGGCTCGCCGTGATGGCGCTGGTCGAGCGCGGCGCGCTGGATCTCGCCGGCACGGCGGGCCAGTATCTGCCGGCGTACCGGGGCGGCGACAAGGCCGGCCTCACCGTCCACCAACTGCTCACCCACACCTCGGGACTGCCGGGCCAGGTCCGGCTCTACCGCGAACACCCCACCCGCGAGGCGCTGTTGGAGGCGCTGCGGCTGCTGCCGCCGCGCTCGGCCCCCGGCGTCCGGGTGGAGTACTCCTCGCAGGGCTTCATCCTGCTCGGACTGATCGCGGAGAGCGCGGCCGGCGAGCCGCTGGACACACTGGTGGACCGGCTGGTGTGCGTACCGCTCGGGATGAAGGACACCGGTTTCAACCCCGACGCGGCAGGCCGTGCGCGGGCCGTCGCCACGGAGGACTGCCCGTGGCGCGGGCAGGTGGTGGCGGGTGAGGTGCATGACGAGAACGCGGTGGTACTGGGCGGAGTCGCCGGGCACGCCGGTCTGTTCGCACCGCTCGCCGATGTGGAGCGGCTCGGGCAGTCACTCGCCGGCGGGGCGAAGGAGCTGCTGCGCCCGGAGACCTTCGCGCTGATGACGGCCGCCCACACGGACACTCTCGCTCTGCGGCGCGGACTCGCCTGGCAGGGCCAGGACCTGGTCGGCTCGCCCGTCGGCCCTTCGCTCGGCCCCGACTCGTTCGGCCACACCGGTTTCACCGGGACGAGCGTCTGGGTGGATCCGGCGACCGGCCGCTACGCGGTTCTGCTGACGAACCGGGTGCACCCCTCGCGGGACGGCGAAGGCATCGTGGCCGTACGGCACGCGTTCCACACCGCGGCGGCCACCCTGACCTGA
- a CDS encoding IclR family transcriptional regulator, protein MSKAVNTRASEPEPAKGPVDKAMEVLEALVQAGGPHRLGDIARRTGLTKPTVHRHLRTLAEYGFAQPAEGGSYRAGPRLLGLAAAALDDSRDLALARPVLADLRRRTGLLARYAVRSGDEAVLLAGSEPAREYRMSGRPGGRTPLHSSGVGLAMLSALPPQETAALLDTGRLAARTPRTPTEPAALRALLREAARVGYAVDDEYDEPDVRSVAAPVLDAEGQVVGAIGVCGLTFTLDERNVELFGPMVRAAARTVSAGLGSAPRTPFLVADTAADTAGDTAADAAVDGKAGEFA, encoded by the coding sequence ATGTCGAAAGCGGTCAACACCCGTGCCAGCGAGCCAGAGCCCGCGAAGGGCCCCGTCGACAAGGCGATGGAGGTGCTCGAAGCACTCGTACAGGCCGGTGGGCCACACCGGTTGGGCGATATCGCACGCCGCACAGGACTCACCAAACCGACTGTCCACCGTCATCTGAGAACGCTCGCCGAGTACGGCTTCGCGCAGCCGGCCGAGGGCGGCAGCTACCGCGCGGGTCCCCGGCTGCTCGGGCTCGCCGCAGCGGCGCTGGACGACAGCAGGGATCTCGCGCTCGCCCGGCCCGTCCTGGCCGATCTGCGCCGGCGCACCGGACTGCTCGCGCGGTACGCCGTGCGCAGCGGCGACGAAGCCGTCCTGCTCGCCGGGTCGGAGCCGGCCAGGGAGTACCGGATGAGCGGGCGCCCCGGCGGCCGGACCCCGCTGCACAGCAGCGGCGTGGGCCTCGCGATGCTCTCGGCCCTGCCGCCGCAGGAGACGGCGGCCCTGCTCGACACCGGGCGGCTGGCCGCGCGTACCCCGCGCACCCCCACCGAACCCGCCGCGCTGCGCGCGCTGCTGCGGGAGGCGGCCCGGGTCGGTTACGCCGTGGACGACGAGTACGACGAGCCGGACGTACGGTCGGTAGCGGCCCCCGTCCTCGACGCCGAGGGACAGGTGGTGGGCGCGATCGGCGTCTGCGGCCTCACCTTCACCCTCGACGAGCGGAACGTGGAGCTGTTCGGTCCGATGGTGCGCGCCGCGGCCCGTACGGTCTCGGCCGGCCTGGGCAGCGCGCCCCGGACGCCGTTCCTCGTCGCGGACACGGCAGCGGACACCGCAGGGGATACGGCAGCGGACGCGGCGGTCGACGGGAAGGCCGGTGAGTTCGCGTGA
- a CDS encoding ABC transporter substrate-binding protein → MERIRQGRAVDRSGPRRRDVLRLGGLVVPAVAAPALLTGCGANPASSAGNVLRVSQPGDPVTMDPQKQGDMVSMNALINMFDTLTTRGADNKLHPRLALSWTARDERTWRFTLRPGVTFHNGEVCDAAAVKFSIERLLDPKTKSPIVELRYVKDVAVVDPLTVDVHTTLHDPILPDKLSLFGGVAVPPRYLADVGDQGFAAHPVGTGPFTFVSWQRDHELRMRAYPKHWAGRPHVDELVFSPAPNASSSLAALQSGGVDLVAGLTPDAAQQLDGYTGVTLDGYTGIRTSYLSLNTLDKGPLSDRRVRQALNHAIDVPLLIKAVLGGKAREVPAMIPHGAFGFDPSVKPFTRSVKTARALLAEAGYPHGFSTTLTASNIDSNVAEALSGLLAKAGVDAKVDLLDPGTYSSRLTSANHAALGPMYLAASTIWTLDGESMIQSNVRSDRRQSRWHSKEADRLVDIEELSVDPAERTKAFSDLQRLMRQEAPFVFLYQLDNIYARNQRPRWKPGPAGVLAMAGAEVSR, encoded by the coding sequence ATGGAACGAATACGTCAAGGGCGGGCCGTGGACCGCAGCGGCCCACGCCGCCGCGACGTCCTGCGCCTCGGCGGCCTGGTCGTGCCGGCCGTGGCCGCGCCCGCGCTCCTGACGGGGTGCGGCGCCAACCCCGCGAGCAGCGCGGGCAACGTCCTGCGGGTGTCGCAGCCCGGGGACCCCGTGACCATGGACCCGCAGAAACAGGGCGACATGGTCTCGATGAACGCCCTGATCAACATGTTCGACACCCTCACCACCCGGGGCGCCGACAACAAACTGCACCCACGGCTCGCGCTGTCCTGGACCGCGCGCGACGAACGCACCTGGCGCTTCACCCTGCGCCCCGGCGTGACGTTCCACAACGGCGAGGTGTGTGACGCGGCCGCGGTCAAGTTCTCCATCGAGCGGCTGCTCGACCCCAAGACCAAGTCGCCGATCGTCGAGCTGCGTTACGTGAAGGACGTCGCCGTCGTCGACCCGCTGACCGTCGATGTGCACACCACGCTGCACGACCCGATCCTGCCCGACAAGCTCTCCCTGTTCGGCGGGGTCGCCGTACCGCCGCGCTATCTGGCCGACGTCGGCGACCAGGGCTTCGCCGCCCACCCCGTCGGCACGGGCCCGTTCACCTTCGTCAGCTGGCAGCGCGACCACGAACTGCGCATGCGGGCCTACCCGAAACACTGGGCGGGCCGCCCGCACGTGGACGAACTGGTCTTCAGCCCCGCGCCCAACGCCTCGTCCTCACTCGCCGCCCTCCAGAGCGGCGGCGTCGACCTCGTCGCCGGACTCACCCCCGACGCTGCGCAGCAGCTCGACGGCTACACCGGGGTCACCCTGGACGGCTACACCGGGATCCGCACCTCCTACCTGTCCCTGAACACCCTGGACAAGGGGCCGCTCAGCGACCGGCGGGTGCGCCAGGCGCTCAACCACGCCATCGACGTACCGCTGTTGATCAAAGCGGTGCTCGGCGGCAAGGCGCGTGAAGTGCCCGCGATGATCCCGCACGGCGCCTTCGGCTTCGACCCGTCGGTCAAGCCGTTCACCCGCTCGGTGAAGACGGCACGCGCGCTGCTCGCCGAAGCCGGCTATCCGCACGGCTTCAGCACCACGCTCACCGCCTCCAACATCGACTCCAACGTCGCGGAGGCCCTGTCCGGGCTCCTCGCCAAGGCAGGGGTGGACGCCAAGGTCGACCTGCTCGACCCCGGCACCTACTCCAGCAGGCTCACCTCGGCCAACCACGCGGCGCTCGGCCCGATGTACCTCGCGGCCAGCACCATCTGGACGCTGGACGGCGAGAGCATGATCCAGTCGAACGTACGCAGCGACCGCAGGCAGAGCCGCTGGCACTCCAAGGAGGCGGACCGGCTCGTCGACATCGAGGAACTCTCCGTCGACCCCGCCGAGCGCACCAAGGCCTTCTCCGACCTGCAACGGCTGATGCGGCAGGAAGCGCCCTTCGTCTTCCTCTACCAGCTCGACAACATCTACGCCCGCAACCAGCGGCCCCGCTGGAAGCCGGGTCCCGCGGGCGTACTCGCCATGGCGGGCGCGGAGGTCTCCCGATGA